The Pseudophryne corroboree isolate aPseCor3 chromosome 2, aPseCor3.hap2, whole genome shotgun sequence genome has a segment encoding these proteins:
- the PMEL gene encoding melanocyte protein PMEL isoform X2 — MRGSTTVQIRRHKVTEDKMKACFLIVLWLLSAGIEAQNKYQNRVQQSVPEVHTNKRPPFKSWNSQMYPVWKGSEAQKRDCWKGGQVTFNLQNDAPTLTGAKATFFIQLNFPHNQTVLPDGQIVWSQNRTNNGTWLPSGEPVYPDGSTEGSKCTFPDGRPFPQEAEQKRSKFVYVWQVWGKYWQVVDGASSNLTVETDGVPLGSYTMEVVVYHYRGRQKFIPIGSTSSQFAITDQIPISVSITQVLDLDQNDQRFIQNRAVSFSVAVHDPSEYLKASDISFSWDFGDQSGILITRNTGVTHTYVSSGVYNAKATVQAAIPISSCGSTTAQVATTELSFESTTEAAVATTNGGQESVAPSDTSVPVPGNSTVSVGAAADLVTVDLLDNDVESASVQPESAITAVPEDGTQVTDEAEAVTLIEAVPTEESTTTAEVTESEVAVTLPEAVQTPDTVPSQPGETGTQTEGPVASAAESTEAAVTSTGIITTQDLAASNETVPATETEVLLIAKRQAPEGPLVGCLMYRYGTFATDLEIVSGIESVQIVQVEPIVAVGLENTVDLTITCQGSVPRQVCTVISDADCENPQETVCNPVEPSDCQLVLRQAFNNSGVFCVNVSLANDVSLAVASAQVTVSAGAVSSVNGIAILVGVLLTAFAVATVAYTYRRTKTYTLLGTGHSSVNWFPDRPSLRLFIQNVFGRALSGENSPLLNGRVV, encoded by the exons ATGAGAGGAAG CACTACAGTCCAGATTAGGAGGCATAAAGTAACTGAAGACAAGATGAAAGCTTGTTTCCTGATTGTACTCTGGCTGCTGTCTGCTGGGATAGAGGCTCAGAACA AGTATCAAAATAGGGTACAGCAGAGCGTTCCAGAGGTGCACACTAACAAACGCCCTCCATTCAAGTCATGGAACAGCCAGATGTATCCTGTCTGGAAAGGAAGTGAAGCCCAGAAAAGGGACTGCTGGAAAG GAGGACAAGTGACCTTTAATCTGCAGAATGATGCACCAACACTGACTGGTGCAAAGGCAACCTTCTTCATTCAGCTGAACTTCCCCCATAATCAGACTGTGCTGCCTGATGGACAGATTGTTTGGAGCCAAAACCGCACGAACAATG GTACCTGGCTGCCCTCTGGTGAGCCAGTCTACCCGGATGGATCAACAGAAGGTTCCAAATGCACATTTCCAGATGGCCGTCCATTCCCACAAGAAGCTGAGCAGAAACGCAGCAAGTTTGTATACGTCTGGCAAGTATGGG GAAAGTACTGGCAGGTGGTAGATGGTGCTTCCTCCAATCTCACTGTAGAGACAGATGGTGTTCCCCTTGGCTCCTACACAATGGAAGTTGTTGTTTACCATTATCGTGGTCGACAGAAATTCATCCCTATTGGCAGTACCTCCTCTCAATTTGCAATAACTG ATCAGATTCCAATCTCCGTTTCCATAACCCAAGTCCTTGACTTGGACCAGAATGACCAGCGTTTTATACAAAACAGAGCAGTGTCCTTCTCTGTAGCTGTTCATGACCCAAGTGAATACCTCAAGGCATCGGACATATCATTCTCCTGGGATTTCGGAGATCAGAGTGGTATACTAATAACTAGAAATACAGGTGTCACTCATACTTATGTGTCTTCTGGTGTGTACAATGCAAAAGCCACCGTGCAAGCTGCTATTCCAATATCTTCATGTGGTAGTACAACTGCACAAGTGGCTACTACAGAACTATCTTTTGAGTCGACAACTGAAGCTGCTGTGGCCACTACAAATGGTGGGCAAGAGTCTG TGGCTCCCAGTGATACATCAGTGCCAGTTCCAGGAAACTCCACAGTATCTGTGGGTGCTGCAGCTGACCTGGTGACTGTTGATTTACTGGATAATGATGTAGAATCTGCATCTGTGCAACCAGAATCTGCTATTACTGCTGTCCCTGAAGATGGGACACAAGTGACTGACGAGGCTGAGGCTGTTACACTAATAGAAGCTGTCCCCACTGAGGAAAGCACAACTACTGCAGAAGTAACTGAAAGTGAAGTGGCTGTAACACTACCTGAAGCTGTACAAACACCAGACACTGTACCCAGCCAACCTGGAGAAACTGGAACACAAACTGAGGGCCCTGTAGCAAGTGCTGCAGAGAGTACTGAGGCTGCAGTGACTTCCACTGGTATAATAACCACACAAG ATCTGGCTGCATCCAATGAAACTGTACCTGCCACAGAAACTGAAGTATTGTTGATTGCTAAACGCCAGGCTCCTGAGGGACCTCTTGTAGGATGTCTAATGTATAGATACGGGACATTTGCTACTGACCTGGAAATTGTTT CGGGAATTGAAAGTGTCCAAATTGTACAAGTGGAGCCTATTGTAGCAGTTGGACTTGAGAATACAGTGGACCTCACAATTACTTGCCAAGGGAG tgtTCCAAGACAAGTGTGCACTGTAATCTCAGATGCTGACTGTGAGAATCCACAGGAGACGGTCTGTAACCCAGTGGAACCCTCTGACTGTCAGTTAGTACTTCGGCAAGCTTTCAATAACTCTGGAGTCTTCTGTGTTAATGTGTCCTTGGCAAATGATGTTAGCTTGGCTGTAGCCAGTGCACAAGTTACTGTATCAGCAG GTGCAGTGTCTTCAGTTAATGGTATTGCTATACTAGTTGGTGTACTCCTAACTGCCTTTGCCGTGGCTACTGTAGCTTACACTTACCG GCGTACAAAGACCTACACACTACTTGGCACAGGACACTCATCTGTCAACTGGTTTCCTGATCGTCCATCTCTTCGCCTCTTTATTCAAAACGTCTTTGGCCGTGCTCTGAGTGGGGAGAATAGCCCTCTCTTAAATGGTCGGGTAGTGTGA
- the PMEL gene encoding melanocyte protein PMEL isoform X1, with translation MPFVSTTVQIRRHKVTEDKMKACFLIVLWLLSAGIEAQNKYQNRVQQSVPEVHTNKRPPFKSWNSQMYPVWKGSEAQKRDCWKGGQVTFNLQNDAPTLTGAKATFFIQLNFPHNQTVLPDGQIVWSQNRTNNGTWLPSGEPVYPDGSTEGSKCTFPDGRPFPQEAEQKRSKFVYVWQVWGKYWQVVDGASSNLTVETDGVPLGSYTMEVVVYHYRGRQKFIPIGSTSSQFAITDQIPISVSITQVLDLDQNDQRFIQNRAVSFSVAVHDPSEYLKASDISFSWDFGDQSGILITRNTGVTHTYVSSGVYNAKATVQAAIPISSCGSTTAQVATTELSFESTTEAAVATTNGGQESVAPSDTSVPVPGNSTVSVGAAADLVTVDLLDNDVESASVQPESAITAVPEDGTQVTDEAEAVTLIEAVPTEESTTTAEVTESEVAVTLPEAVQTPDTVPSQPGETGTQTEGPVASAAESTEAAVTSTGIITTQDLAASNETVPATETEVLLIAKRQAPEGPLVGCLMYRYGTFATDLEIVSGIESVQIVQVEPIVAVGLENTVDLTITCQGSVPRQVCTVISDADCENPQETVCNPVEPSDCQLVLRQAFNNSGVFCVNVSLANDVSLAVASAQVTVSAGAVSSVNGIAILVGVLLTAFAVATVAYTYRRTKTYTLLGTGHSSVNWFPDRPSLRLFIQNVFGRALSGENSPLLNGRVV, from the exons CACTACAGTCCAGATTAGGAGGCATAAAGTAACTGAAGACAAGATGAAAGCTTGTTTCCTGATTGTACTCTGGCTGCTGTCTGCTGGGATAGAGGCTCAGAACA AGTATCAAAATAGGGTACAGCAGAGCGTTCCAGAGGTGCACACTAACAAACGCCCTCCATTCAAGTCATGGAACAGCCAGATGTATCCTGTCTGGAAAGGAAGTGAAGCCCAGAAAAGGGACTGCTGGAAAG GAGGACAAGTGACCTTTAATCTGCAGAATGATGCACCAACACTGACTGGTGCAAAGGCAACCTTCTTCATTCAGCTGAACTTCCCCCATAATCAGACTGTGCTGCCTGATGGACAGATTGTTTGGAGCCAAAACCGCACGAACAATG GTACCTGGCTGCCCTCTGGTGAGCCAGTCTACCCGGATGGATCAACAGAAGGTTCCAAATGCACATTTCCAGATGGCCGTCCATTCCCACAAGAAGCTGAGCAGAAACGCAGCAAGTTTGTATACGTCTGGCAAGTATGGG GAAAGTACTGGCAGGTGGTAGATGGTGCTTCCTCCAATCTCACTGTAGAGACAGATGGTGTTCCCCTTGGCTCCTACACAATGGAAGTTGTTGTTTACCATTATCGTGGTCGACAGAAATTCATCCCTATTGGCAGTACCTCCTCTCAATTTGCAATAACTG ATCAGATTCCAATCTCCGTTTCCATAACCCAAGTCCTTGACTTGGACCAGAATGACCAGCGTTTTATACAAAACAGAGCAGTGTCCTTCTCTGTAGCTGTTCATGACCCAAGTGAATACCTCAAGGCATCGGACATATCATTCTCCTGGGATTTCGGAGATCAGAGTGGTATACTAATAACTAGAAATACAGGTGTCACTCATACTTATGTGTCTTCTGGTGTGTACAATGCAAAAGCCACCGTGCAAGCTGCTATTCCAATATCTTCATGTGGTAGTACAACTGCACAAGTGGCTACTACAGAACTATCTTTTGAGTCGACAACTGAAGCTGCTGTGGCCACTACAAATGGTGGGCAAGAGTCTG TGGCTCCCAGTGATACATCAGTGCCAGTTCCAGGAAACTCCACAGTATCTGTGGGTGCTGCAGCTGACCTGGTGACTGTTGATTTACTGGATAATGATGTAGAATCTGCATCTGTGCAACCAGAATCTGCTATTACTGCTGTCCCTGAAGATGGGACACAAGTGACTGACGAGGCTGAGGCTGTTACACTAATAGAAGCTGTCCCCACTGAGGAAAGCACAACTACTGCAGAAGTAACTGAAAGTGAAGTGGCTGTAACACTACCTGAAGCTGTACAAACACCAGACACTGTACCCAGCCAACCTGGAGAAACTGGAACACAAACTGAGGGCCCTGTAGCAAGTGCTGCAGAGAGTACTGAGGCTGCAGTGACTTCCACTGGTATAATAACCACACAAG ATCTGGCTGCATCCAATGAAACTGTACCTGCCACAGAAACTGAAGTATTGTTGATTGCTAAACGCCAGGCTCCTGAGGGACCTCTTGTAGGATGTCTAATGTATAGATACGGGACATTTGCTACTGACCTGGAAATTGTTT CGGGAATTGAAAGTGTCCAAATTGTACAAGTGGAGCCTATTGTAGCAGTTGGACTTGAGAATACAGTGGACCTCACAATTACTTGCCAAGGGAG tgtTCCAAGACAAGTGTGCACTGTAATCTCAGATGCTGACTGTGAGAATCCACAGGAGACGGTCTGTAACCCAGTGGAACCCTCTGACTGTCAGTTAGTACTTCGGCAAGCTTTCAATAACTCTGGAGTCTTCTGTGTTAATGTGTCCTTGGCAAATGATGTTAGCTTGGCTGTAGCCAGTGCACAAGTTACTGTATCAGCAG GTGCAGTGTCTTCAGTTAATGGTATTGCTATACTAGTTGGTGTACTCCTAACTGCCTTTGCCGTGGCTACTGTAGCTTACACTTACCG GCGTACAAAGACCTACACACTACTTGGCACAGGACACTCATCTGTCAACTGGTTTCCTGATCGTCCATCTCTTCGCCTCTTTATTCAAAACGTCTTTGGCCGTGCTCTGAGTGGGGAGAATAGCCCTCTCTTAAATGGTCGGGTAGTGTGA